One part of the Fusobacterium russii ATCC 25533 genome encodes these proteins:
- a CDS encoding formate--tetrahydrofolate ligase has product MTDIQIAQATKMEHINEIAKKLGLTENDIEQYGKYKAKVNLSVLEERKDKPNGKLILVTAITPTPAGEGKSTVTIGLTQALNKMGKLSAAAIREPSLGPVFGMKGGAAGGGYSQVVPMEDINLHFTGDLHAIGAAHNLVAACIDNHLNSGNELRIDITKINWKRVLDMNDRALRDIVIGLGGKANGYPRQSSFQITVGSEIMAILCLSNSITELKEKIKNIVFATSLDGKLLRVGDLKIEGAVAALLKEAIKPNLVQTLEHTPVFIHGGPFANIAHGCNSILATKMALKLTDYVVTEAGFAADLGAEKFIDIKCRLGGLTPNAAVIVATVRALKHHGNGDLVKGMENLDKHIENITKKYKLPLVVAINKFVTDTEEETKYIEEYCAKLGVEVSLCEVWAKGGEGGKDLAEKVLKAIDNNKTKFDYFYPAELTVREKIEKICKEIYGADGVVFGPATKKVFDTIEAEGLNHLPVCMSKTQKSISDNAALLGRPTGFKVTINELRLAVGAGFVIAMAGDIIDMPGLPKKPSAEVIDIDEKGTISGLF; this is encoded by the coding sequence ATGACTGATATTCAAATTGCACAAGCAACAAAAATGGAACACATCAATGAAATTGCTAAAAAACTAGGACTTACAGAAAACGATATAGAACAATATGGTAAGTACAAAGCAAAGGTTAACTTAAGTGTACTTGAAGAAAGAAAGGATAAGCCTAACGGGAAATTGATATTGGTTACAGCTATAACTCCAACTCCGGCTGGAGAAGGAAAATCAACTGTAACAATTGGTCTTACTCAAGCTTTAAATAAAATGGGTAAATTATCAGCAGCAGCTATAAGAGAACCGTCTTTAGGTCCTGTTTTTGGTATGAAAGGTGGAGCAGCTGGTGGTGGTTATTCACAAGTTGTCCCTATGGAGGATATAAACTTACATTTTACAGGTGATTTACATGCAATAGGAGCAGCTCATAACTTAGTTGCAGCTTGTATAGATAATCACTTAAATTCAGGAAATGAATTAAGAATAGATATTACAAAAATAAATTGGAAAAGAGTTTTAGATATGAATGACAGAGCTCTTAGAGATATAGTTATAGGACTTGGAGGAAAGGCTAACGGCTATCCAAGACAAAGCTCTTTCCAAATAACTGTCGGTTCTGAAATAATGGCTATACTTTGTTTATCTAATTCAATTACAGAATTAAAAGAAAAAATAAAAAATATAGTTTTTGCTACATCTTTAGATGGTAAACTACTAAGAGTTGGAGATTTAAAAATAGAAGGAGCAGTAGCTGCATTATTAAAAGAAGCTATTAAGCCTAACCTAGTTCAAACTTTAGAACATACTCCTGTATTTATACATGGTGGACCATTTGCTAATATAGCTCATGGATGTAACTCAATACTTGCAACTAAAATGGCATTAAAACTTACTGACTATGTGGTTACAGAAGCTGGATTTGCTGCTGATTTAGGAGCAGAAAAATTCATAGATATAAAATGTAGATTGGGAGGATTAACTCCAAATGCAGCAGTTATAGTTGCAACTGTCAGAGCTTTAAAACATCACGGAAATGGTGATTTAGTAAAAGGAATGGAAAACTTAGATAAACATATTGAAAATATAACTAAAAAATATAAATTACCTTTAGTAGTTGCAATCAACAAATTTGTAACAGATACAGAAGAAGAAACTAAGTATATAGAAGAATACTGTGCAAAACTTGGAGTTGAAGTTTCTCTATGTGAAGTTTGGGCTAAAGGTGGAGAAGGTGGAAAAGATTTAGCAGAAAAAGTTCTAAAAGCTATTGATAACAATAAGACTAAATTTGATTACTTCTATCCTGCTGAATTAACTGTAAGAGAAAAAATAGAAAAAATTTGTAAAGAAATTTACGGAGCTGATGGAGTTGTATTTGGACCTGCAACTAAAAAAGTATTTGACACAATAGAAGCTGAAGGTCTAAACCACTTACCAGTATGTATGTCAAAAACTCAAAAATCAATTTCAGATAATGCAGCTCTATTAGGAAGACCTACAGGATTTAAAGTTACTATAAATGAACTTCGTTTAGCTGTTGGTGCAGGTTTTGTAATTGCAATGGCAGGAGATATAATAGATATGCCAGGTTTACCTAAGAAGCCTTCTGCAGAAGTTATAGATATTGATGAAAAAGGAACAATTTCTGGATTATTCTAA
- a CDS encoding 2-hydroxyacid dehydrogenase, which produces MEKTKVLFYDIKSYDKDFFIKYNADYDFDMTFLKVKLSEETAKLTKGFDVVCAFANDNIDKATIDIMADNGVKLLAMRCAGFNNVSLKDIKNRFKVVRVPAYSPYSIAEYTMGLILALNRKIHKAYARTREGNFSINGFIGFDLHQKTVGIVGAGKIAQILIKILKGFGTRIISYDPYPNYKVAEDLGFEFVDLDTLYRESDIISLNCPLTPETKYMINRRSIAKMKPGVMIVNTGRGALIDSADLVEGLKEKRIGAAGLDVYEEEEDYFFEDKSTQIIEDDILGRLLSFHNVLITSHQAYFTQEAVEAITKTTLQNIQDFLDNKELVNEVSQN; this is translated from the coding sequence ATGGAAAAAACTAAGGTTCTATTTTATGATATAAAAAGTTATGATAAAGATTTTTTTATAAAATATAATGCAGACTATGATTTTGATATGACTTTTTTGAAAGTTAAGCTTTCAGAAGAAACGGCAAAACTTACTAAGGGCTTTGATGTTGTCTGTGCTTTTGCGAATGATAATATTGATAAAGCTACTATTGATATTATGGCAGATAATGGTGTTAAACTTTTAGCAATGAGATGTGCAGGTTTCAATAATGTTTCTTTAAAGGATATAAAAAATAGATTCAAAGTAGTTAGAGTTCCTGCTTATTCTCCATATTCGATTGCTGAATATACAATGGGATTAATTTTAGCTCTTAACAGGAAAATACATAAGGCATATGCTCGTACAAGAGAGGGGAATTTTTCTATAAATGGTTTTATAGGATTTGATTTACATCAAAAAACTGTTGGTATTGTAGGGGCTGGGAAAATAGCTCAAATTTTAATAAAAATTTTAAAGGGCTTTGGGACAAGAATAATATCTTATGATCCTTATCCTAATTATAAAGTTGCTGAGGACTTAGGCTTTGAGTTCGTAGATTTGGATACCCTTTATAGAGAGTCAGATATAATTTCTCTTAACTGCCCACTTACACCGGAAACAAAATATATGATAAATAGGCGTAGTATTGCAAAAATGAAACCGGGAGTTATGATTGTTAATACAGGAAGAGGAGCTCTTATAGATTCTGCCGACCTAGTTGAAGGACTAAAAGAGAAAAGAATTGGAGCTGCTGGATTGGATGTATATGAAGAGGAAGAAGATTATTTCTTTGAGGATAAGTCCACACAAATTATTGAGGATGATATTTTAGGAAGGTTGCTATCTTTTCATAATGTTTTAATAACTTCACATCAAGCTTACTTTACTCAAGAAGCTGTTGAAGCAATAACAAAAACTACTCTTCAAAATATACAAGATTTCTTAGATAACAAAGAACTTGTAAATGAAGTTAGCCAAAATTAA
- a CDS encoding OmpA family protein: protein MKGKKIIASLLLGTTLISCTATDDLGGFSGRGKGTAGGAAAGALIGQLIGKDTKSTLIGAGVGSLLGLTWGAYLDRQEAALKDSLKDTPVKISREGENLNINLPGGVTFATDSATISQSFYSSLNEIANVLVQYPESKILVNGYTDSTGGDAHNQALSERRASSVASYLVAQGVARNRIIATGYGKSNPIATNSTEAGKQANRRVEVKIIPLN, encoded by the coding sequence ATGAAAGGAAAAAAAATAATAGCGTCTTTATTACTGGGAACAACATTAATAAGTTGTACTGCAACGGATGATTTAGGTGGTTTTTCAGGAAGAGGAAAAGGAACAGCAGGAGGTGCAGCTGCCGGGGCTTTAATAGGTCAATTAATAGGTAAAGATACTAAATCTACTCTTATAGGAGCCGGAGTTGGAAGCTTATTAGGTCTTACTTGGGGAGCATATTTAGATAGACAGGAAGCAGCTTTAAAAGACTCTTTAAAAGATACACCGGTTAAAATTTCAAGAGAAGGAGAAAATTTAAATATTAATTTACCAGGAGGAGTAACTTTTGCAACTGACAGTGCAACAATATCTCAAAGTTTCTACAGCTCTTTAAATGAAATTGCTAATGTATTAGTTCAATACCCTGAAAGTAAAATATTAGTAAACGGTTATACAGACAGTACAGGTGGAGATGCACATAATCAAGCTCTATCTGAAAGAAGAGCAAGCAGTGTTGCAAGTTATTTAGTAGCTCAAGGAGTTGCAAGAAACAGAATTATAGCAACAGGTTATGGAAAGAGCAATCCAATAGCAACTAATTCAACTGAAGCAGGAAAACAGGCAAATAGAAGAGTTGAAGTAAAAATTATTCCACTAAACTAA
- a CDS encoding YoaK family protein produces MYRFLKKFFNNDASYPPNERLWLFCSLIFIGGYLGGFTFSLKGKLFVNAQTGNMVLLSSGIGKFDILVVKNTLILLIVYFIAVMTAEYLSKKVYKEGKYIWENFLLILSFFITLILGFLPEDLIFEVWLYPIAAIVAMQFATFERAHGMGMATGFCTNHLKQTATNLVRYLRTKRKENLISCLSHFSMIISFIMGAFLAFFLSSIFLSYSIWLASFCFLLVIYYFNKSIKEEELYK; encoded by the coding sequence ATGTATAGATTTTTAAAAAAGTTTTTTAATAATGATGCTTCTTATCCTCCAAATGAAAGACTTTGGCTCTTTTGCTCTTTAATTTTTATAGGAGGCTATCTAGGGGGCTTCACTTTTTCTTTAAAAGGAAAGCTTTTTGTAAATGCTCAAACCGGGAATATGGTTTTGCTATCTTCCGGGATAGGTAAATTTGATATCTTAGTGGTAAAAAACACTCTTATATTACTTATTGTATATTTTATTGCTGTTATGACAGCTGAATATTTATCAAAAAAAGTATACAAAGAAGGAAAATATATTTGGGAAAATTTTTTACTTATTCTATCCTTTTTTATAACTTTAATTCTTGGCTTCTTACCTGAAGATTTAATTTTTGAAGTTTGGCTCTATCCCATAGCTGCCATTGTAGCTATGCAATTTGCAACATTTGAGAGAGCACATGGTATGGGAATGGCAACAGGCTTTTGTACAAATCATTTAAAACAAACTGCAACCAATCTTGTCAGATATTTAAGAACAAAAAGGAAGGAGAACTTAATATCTTGTCTTAGCCATTTTTCTATGATAATTTCATTTATAATGGGAGCATTTTTAGCATTCTTTTTAAGTTCTATTTTTTTGAGCTATTCTATCTGGCTGGCTTCTTTTTGCTTTTTACTTGTTATATATTACTTTAATAAAAGTATAAAGGAAGAAGAACTTTATAAATAA
- a CDS encoding flavodoxin — MNKVSVVYYSSTGFTQAMAEALVEGIKSAGVEPSVYKISEVNVDDVFASDVIAMGSSACGAETIEETYFVPFMEENAEKFNGKKVYIFGSYGWGGGEYADNWKAQVEGFGAKVVAMPVLVNDGASDEELEQLKAIGKSLVTA; from the coding sequence ATGAATAAAGTAAGTGTTGTATATTATAGTAGTACTGGATTTACTCAAGCTATGGCTGAAGCTTTAGTAGAAGGAATCAAATCAGCCGGTGTAGAACCTAGTGTTTATAAAATAAGTGAAGTTAATGTTGATGATGTTTTTGCAAGTGATGTTATTGCTATGGGCTCTTCTGCTTGTGGAGCTGAAACAATAGAAGAAACTTATTTTGTGCCATTTATGGAAGAAAATGCGGAAAAATTCAATGGAAAGAAAGTTTATATCTTCGGATCTTACGGTTGGGGAGGCGGAGAATACGCTGACAACTGGAAGGCTCAAGTAGAAGGTTTTGGAGCAAAAGTAGTTGCTATGCCTGTTCTTGTAAATGATGGAGCAAGTGATGAAGAATTAGAACAATTAAAAGCAATTGGAAAATCTTTAGTTACTGCTTAA
- a CDS encoding Mrp/NBP35 family ATP-binding protein, with translation MQANQVIEPRRNIKNVIAIMSGKGGVGKSTVTAILAKELKKMGYSVGIMDADITGPSIPRLMDIKDRRSTTDGQYFMPVTTKEGIKVISLNSVLPNEEEAVVWRGPVIASAVMQFWNEVVWDDLDYLLIDMPPGTGDVPLTVMKSIPLKGVIMVSIPQDMVSMIVAKAVNMAKKLKVEVLGLIQNMSYISCNECKHKIYLSDDEDRELIEKMGVELLGELPMTKEIAKLSKGQELYNENLFSHIAKRIVEKIEK, from the coding sequence ATGCAAGCGAATCAAGTTATAGAACCAAGAAGAAATATTAAAAATGTAATTGCTATTATGAGTGGAAAAGGTGGAGTTGGGAAATCAACAGTGACAGCTATCTTAGCAAAAGAACTGAAAAAAATGGGTTACTCAGTCGGAATAATGGATGCCGATATTACAGGTCCAAGCATACCAAGACTTATGGATATAAAGGATAGAAGATCTACCACTGATGGCCAATATTTTATGCCGGTAACAACAAAGGAAGGTATAAAAGTTATATCACTTAACTCTGTTCTTCCCAATGAAGAGGAAGCTGTGGTATGGAGAGGGCCTGTTATAGCAAGTGCTGTTATGCAATTTTGGAATGAAGTTGTCTGGGATGACTTAGATTATTTATTAATAGATATGCCTCCCGGAACAGGAGATGTCCCATTAACAGTTATGAAAAGTATACCTTTAAAGGGAGTTATTATGGTTTCTATTCCTCAGGATATGGTTTCAATGATAGTTGCAAAAGCAGTTAATATGGCAAAAAAATTAAAAGTCGAAGTTTTAGGTTTAATTCAAAATATGAGTTATATCAGCTGTAATGAATGTAAGCATAAAATATATTTATCTGATGATGAAGATAGAGAACTTATTGAAAAAATGGGAGTGGAACTTTTAGGAGAATTGCCTATGACAAAAGAAATTGCAAAACTGAGCAAAGGTCAAGAGTTGTATAATGAAAATTTATTCAGTCATATTGCAAAAAGAATCGTTGAAAAAATTGAAAAATAA
- a CDS encoding YbaN family protein, whose amino-acid sequence MTNKLKKYFYLSIGFISIILGTIGIFLPVLPTVPFLLLALFCFSKSSEKAYQYIINNKYFGKTIRDYKEGKGVTLAVKIRAIIYVTAGIAFSIYKSQSLHLRIFLVVVWLGVSIHLITLKIKK is encoded by the coding sequence ATGACTAACAAGCTAAAAAAATATTTTTATTTAAGCATAGGTTTTATTTCTATTATTTTGGGAACAATTGGAATTTTCCTACCGGTTTTGCCTACAGTTCCTTTTCTTTTACTTGCTCTCTTTTGTTTCAGTAAGTCATCGGAAAAGGCATATCAATATATAATTAATAACAAATATTTTGGAAAGACAATAAGAGATTATAAAGAGGGGAAAGGAGTAACATTAGCAGTTAAAATAAGGGCTATAATTTATGTTACGGCTGGAATCGCTTTTTCAATATATAAGAGTCAAAGTTTACATTTAAGAATATTTTTAGTCGTTGTTTGGCTGGGGGTCAGCATACATTTAATCACTTTAAAAATAAAAAAATAA
- a CDS encoding S8 family peptidase: MEIKLARNDVPSNYKVKLKDFNFARKFENILEEQYINYKKTEYFTNFFMYNLKNIDSKIIKMLEEKIGDCILYIEPMSVYSLPIRIDDEVGEVPVIYPETNKNYVTLGVLDNGIAHIKYLHPWIKKIHTRFLRENTSCTHGTFIAGIALYGDKLEKKEIVKNQAFYLLDSTVLGSTSIEEDELLKNIFLAVEENHRQVKIWNLSLSVKLEIEEDRFSDFAIILDYLQKKYSILICKSGGNSGNFMKKKPKNKLYHGSDSLLSLVVASINNENYSSNFSRLGLGPQNTIKPDLISYGGELSLNEEDGSMDMAGVKSFSIKGNIASSSGTSFANARIASLATIIYQNICTDFKNFSDFDATLIKALIIHSAKNTNRNLSIEEAGFGLPATSDSILSYLKNDRIKIFSGEMGKDYSLNLTPEFFGHEDNIEIKCTLVYETDFDYFQKDKYILSDIKIKNFSELGENLVRKFTASIKRGEDIIFYSNNDIEKKFTFIVEKV; encoded by the coding sequence ATGGAAATAAAACTAGCAAGAAATGATGTTCCTTCAAATTATAAAGTAAAATTAAAGGACTTTAATTTTGCAAGAAAATTTGAAAATATTTTAGAGGAACAGTATATAAATTATAAAAAAACTGAATATTTTACAAATTTTTTTATGTATAATTTAAAAAATATTGACAGTAAGATAATCAAAATGCTTGAGGAGAAAATAGGAGATTGCATTCTATATATTGAGCCAATGTCCGTTTATTCATTGCCAATAAGAATAGATGATGAAGTTGGAGAAGTTCCTGTTATTTATCCGGAAACAAATAAAAACTATGTAACTTTAGGTGTTTTAGATAATGGAATAGCTCATATAAAGTATTTACATCCATGGATAAAAAAAATTCACACAAGATTTTTGAGAGAGAATACAAGTTGTACACATGGTACTTTCATAGCTGGAATTGCCCTTTATGGGGATAAGTTAGAGAAAAAAGAGATTGTAAAAAATCAAGCTTTCTATCTTCTTGACTCGACAGTTCTTGGCTCAACTAGTATAGAAGAAGACGAGCTTCTAAAAAATATTTTTCTAGCTGTTGAAGAAAATCATAGGCAAGTAAAGATTTGGAATTTATCTTTAAGTGTTAAATTAGAAATAGAAGAAGATAGATTTTCAGATTTTGCAATAATTTTAGACTATTTACAAAAAAAATACTCAATATTAATCTGTAAATCCGGAGGAAATAGTGGAAATTTTATGAAAAAGAAACCTAAAAATAAACTTTACCATGGTTCAGATTCTCTATTATCCCTAGTTGTCGCTTCGATTAATAATGAGAACTATTCTTCTAATTTTAGTAGATTGGGGCTAGGACCACAAAATACTATTAAGCCGGATTTAATCAGTTATGGTGGAGAACTTAGTTTAAATGAAGAAGATGGCTCTATGGATATGGCAGGTGTAAAATCTTTTTCAATAAAAGGCAATATAGCTTCTTCATCGGGAACAAGCTTTGCAAATGCAAGAATAGCTTCGCTAGCTACTATAATCTATCAAAATATATGTACAGATTTTAAGAATTTTTCTGATTTTGATGCAACATTAATAAAAGCTTTAATTATACATTCAGCTAAAAATACAAACAGAAATTTAAGTATTGAAGAGGCAGGGTTTGGCTTACCCGCAACCTCAGATTCAATACTAAGTTATTTAAAGAATGATAGAATAAAAATTTTCAGTGGTGAGATGGGAAAGGACTATTCTCTAAACTTGACTCCTGAATTTTTTGGACATGAGGATAATATTGAAATTAAATGTACTCTTGTATATGAAACGGATTTTGATTATTTTCAAAAAGATAAATATATACTGTCTGATATAAAAATTAAAAATTTTTCTGAACTTGGAGAAAACTTAGTAAGAAAATTTACTGCCTCTATTAAAAGAGGGGAAGATATTATTTTTTATTCAAATAATGATATTGAAAAAAAATTTACTTTTATTGTAGAAAAAGTTTAA
- a CDS encoding DMT family transporter — translation MTLDKQTRKGFIDTSIGAVLWGINGVFASFLFTRKGITSDWLAPYRLLFAGILMLIYLYIRNKNRVFDIIRNKKDLIEIVIFGIFGMMGTQYTYFTTIQHSNAGIATVLQYFGPTLILVYVCLRQRRKPKMYELVALMLSTLGVFILATHGNINTLQISETALFWGMLSAVVLVIYTVQPARLLKKYGSAMVTAWGMLIGGIVLSLARRPWTQNVSVDLTIIVFFLLIVFCGTIFAFIFYLSGVNLIGPTKSSLVACTEPVVATICSVLFLGISFSFLDAVGFIFIMSTVFIVAYYGEK, via the coding sequence GTGACTTTAGATAAACAAACTAGAAAAGGTTTTATTGATACCAGCATTGGTGCTGTTTTATGGGGAATAAATGGAGTTTTCGCAAGTTTTCTTTTTACAAGAAAGGGGATAACTTCCGATTGGTTAGCTCCATACAGACTTCTATTTGCCGGTATTTTAATGCTTATTTATCTCTATATAAGAAATAAAAATAGAGTTTTTGATATTATAAGGAATAAAAAAGATTTAATTGAGATAGTGATATTTGGAATTTTTGGAATGATGGGGACTCAATATACATATTTTACGACAATACAGCACTCAAATGCTGGCATAGCAACAGTACTTCAATATTTTGGACCGACATTAATTTTAGTATATGTCTGCCTACGACAGAGAAGAAAGCCAAAGATGTATGAACTTGTAGCTTTAATGCTTTCAACACTTGGTGTTTTTATACTTGCAACTCATGGGAACATAAATACTTTACAGATTTCTGAAACTGCTTTATTTTGGGGTATGCTTTCCGCTGTTGTTCTTGTTATCTATACAGTTCAGCCTGCTAGACTTCTTAAAAAATATGGTTCTGCTATGGTAACAGCTTGGGGTATGCTCATAGGCGGAATTGTACTATCGCTTGCTAGAAGACCTTGGACTCAAAATGTTTCAGTCGATTTAACTATAATTGTCTTTTTTTTACTTATTGTTTTCTGTGGAACAATTTTTGCATTTATCTTCTATCTGTCAGGAGTAAATTTGATAGGACCGACTAAGTCAAGTTTAGTTGCCTGTACAGAGCCGGTTGTTGCTACAATCTGTTCTGTTTTATTTTTAGGAATTTCTTTTTCTTTCTTGGATGCTGTTGGTTTTATCTTCATTATGTCAACAGTTTTTATTGTCGCTTATTATGGTGAAAAATAA
- a CDS encoding ABC-F family ATP-binding cassette domain-containing protein: protein MALVQVNNLYMAFSGECLLKEINFSVDEKDKIGIIGVNGAGKSTLIKILLGLENSEINPSTNERGSISKKSNLKIAYLAQNIELNRNKTVFNELMTVFNSLLEDYNRMQELNSMLSLSLGNFDEIMEELGEISERYERNEGYSIEYKIKQILNGLNIAENLWNLEISKLSGGQASRVALAKILLEEPDLLILDEPTNHLDLNSIEWLEKILKDYSKALILISHDVYFLDNVTNRIFEIEGKRLKDYRGNYSDFLIQKEAYLSGEIKAYEKEQEKIKKMEEFIRRYKAGVKSKQARGREKILNRMEKMENPVISTKKIKLEFDIKAQSVDLVLDIKNLSKRFNDKKLFEDINLKIYRGERIGLIGKNGTGKSTLLKIINNLEKASSGEISLGERVSIGYYDQNHQGLGLNNNIIEELMYYFTLSEEEARNICAAFLFREDDIYKKISSLSGGEKARVAFMKLMLEKPNFLILDEPTNHLDIYSREILMDALENYPGTILVVSHDRNFLDSTVNKIYELRNIGVEAFDGDYEQYKKQKDNIRIKNEEAVKSYEEQKRNRNRLNSLEKKLVKLEEEIQKLEHEKEKINIDFNKAGKINDMEELLKLQELMDSTDLKIMEKLEEWEESEAELKSLKG from the coding sequence TTGGCTTTAGTACAAGTTAATAATTTATATATGGCATTCTCAGGGGAATGCCTTTTAAAAGAGATAAATTTTTCAGTTGATGAAAAAGATAAAATAGGAATAATAGGAGTTAATGGAGCTGGAAAGTCAACTTTAATAAAAATATTATTGGGCTTAGAAAATTCTGAAATTAATCCTTCCACAAATGAAAGAGGCAGTATTTCAAAAAAATCCAATTTAAAGATAGCCTATCTTGCACAAAATATTGAATTAAATAGAAATAAGACTGTCTTTAACGAACTTATGACGGTCTTTAATTCTCTATTGGAAGACTATAATAGAATGCAGGAGTTAAATTCAATGCTTTCTCTTAGCCTAGGAAACTTTGATGAGATAATGGAAGAGCTGGGGGAAATTAGTGAAAGATATGAAAGAAATGAAGGTTATTCAATAGAGTATAAAATAAAACAGATTTTAAATGGATTGAACATAGCCGAAAATTTATGGAATTTAGAAATAAGTAAACTTTCAGGAGGACAGGCTTCGAGAGTGGCTCTTGCCAAAATTCTTTTAGAAGAACCTGATTTATTAATTTTAGATGAACCTACAAACCATTTAGATTTGAACTCAATTGAATGGTTAGAAAAAATTTTAAAAGACTATAGCAAAGCTCTTATTTTAATTTCACATGATGTTTACTTTTTAGATAATGTAACTAATAGAATTTTTGAAATAGAGGGTAAGAGATTAAAAGATTATAGAGGAAATTATTCCGATTTTCTTATTCAAAAAGAAGCCTATCTTTCAGGTGAAATAAAGGCTTATGAGAAAGAACAGGAAAAAATTAAGAAAATGGAAGAATTCATAAGAAGATACAAAGCTGGTGTGAAGTCTAAACAAGCTAGAGGTAGAGAAAAAATATTAAACAGAATGGAAAAGATGGAAAATCCTGTTATTTCGACGAAAAAAATTAAATTGGAATTTGATATAAAGGCTCAGAGTGTAGATTTGGTTTTAGACATAAAAAATCTTTCTAAAAGATTTAATGATAAAAAACTCTTTGAAGATATCAATTTAAAGATTTACCGTGGAGAGAGAATTGGATTGATAGGGAAAAATGGGACAGGTAAATCCACACTTTTAAAAATTATAAACAATTTAGAAAAAGCGAGCTCAGGTGAAATTTCATTAGGAGAGAGAGTTAGCATAGGTTACTATGATCAAAATCATCAGGGCCTTGGTCTTAACAATAATATTATAGAAGAACTTATGTATTATTTTACTCTTTCTGAAGAGGAGGCTAGAAATATCTGTGCTGCATTTCTGTTTAGAGAAGATGATATATATAAGAAAATCTCCAGTTTAAGTGGTGGAGAAAAGGCAAGAGTTGCTTTTATGAAGCTTATGCTTGAGAAACCTAACTTTTTAATATTGGATGAGCCGACTAATCACTTGGATATATATTCACGTGAAATTTTAATGGATGCCTTGGAAAACTATCCAGGGACTATTTTAGTTGTTTCACATGATAGAAATTTTTTAGATAGTACAGTCAATAAAATATATGAATTAAGAAATATAGGTGTAGAAGCTTTTGATGGTGATTATGAGCAGTATAAAAAGCAAAAAGATAATATAAGAATAAAAAATGAAGAGGCTGTAAAAAGCTATGAAGAACAAAAAAGGAATAGAAATCGTTTAAATTCCTTAGAGAAAAAACTGGTTAAGCTTGAGGAGGAAATTCAAAAACTGGAGCATGAAAAGGAAAAAATTAACATTGACTTTAATAAAGCAGGAAAAATAAATGATATGGAAGAACTTTTAAAGCTACAAGAGCTTATGGACAGTACAGATTTAAAAATTATGGAAAAACTTGAAGAATGGGAAGAGAGTGAGGCTGAGCTTAAGTCATTAAAGGGTTAA